GTGGCGTATGACATAAGCTCTAAGCCGCCTGCGACTATCGAGTGGGAGTAACAATTGAAATTTGAACGCTTTGTGGCAGGCAGATATCTGCGAAGCCGCAAGTCGAATAAAATATTATCCTTCATCTCAGGTATCTCCATACTGGGGATACTTCTCGGGGTTGCCACACTGATCGTGGTGGTGAGCGTGATGAGCGGGTTTTCAGACAACCTGAAAAACAGAATACTTGGGGCAAATGCACATATCGTCGTTAATCGTGTGGATGTCTCCCCCATTAAGAACTGGCAGGGGATCGGCAAGATAATCGAAGATGTTGACGGTGTAACCGGCGTCTCACCCTTTATTCTGAATCAGGTGCTTCTCACCAGTGAAAATAACGTTTCCGGTGTGGTTGTCCGAGGGGTTGTCCCTGAGCGCGAGCTTAAGGTCACTTCTATCAAAAAGTTTATGACTGACGGATATTTTAACGATATCTCAAAGAAAGCTGAAAATGGCAACCCGCAGATAGCAGTGGGGAAAGAGCTTGCTGCCAACCTTGGTGTTCTCCCTGGTGATGAAGTTGTTATGGTTTCTCCTTTCGGCAAGAAGGGGCCTTTCGGCATAACACCAAAGATGAAGCGTTTCGAAGTTTCAGGTATATTTGATACCGGCATGTATGAGTACAATAACTCTCTCGCTTATATCGATATATCTGATGCGCAGGAATTTTTCGGTACAGGAGACATCGCATCCGGTTTCAGCATCAGCACCGGGAATTTCGACAAAGCACCAGCTATCGCGGCACAGATTCAGAAAGAGCTGGACTTTCCTTTCTGGTCGAGAGACTGGATAAGCATGAATAAAAATCTGTTTTCTGCTCTGAAACTGGAAAAATATGCAATGTTTATAATCCTGACGCTGATTATTATAGTGGCGTCATTTAATGTAATAAGCATGATAACGGTTACTGTTAAAGATAAAAAACGTGACATAGCTATAATGCGTGCCATGGGTGCGCCGGAAAAGATGATATCCCGCATATTCATGAAGCAGGGGATGATCATAGGGATCACAGGGACGGTGTTTGGCAACATACTCGGGTTTGTTATATGCGTTGTTCTGGAAAGGTTTAAGCTGATCTCACTTCCGGAGGATGTATATTTCATGGACAGGATACCTGTTAAAATGGAACTTTCAACA
This window of the Denitrovibrio acetiphilus DSM 12809 genome carries:
- a CDS encoding lipoprotein-releasing ABC transporter permease subunit, giving the protein MKFERFVAGRYLRSRKSNKILSFISGISILGILLGVATLIVVVSVMSGFSDNLKNRILGANAHIVVNRVDVSPIKNWQGIGKIIEDVDGVTGVSPFILNQVLLTSENNVSGVVVRGVVPERELKVTSIKKFMTDGYFNDISKKAENGNPQIAVGKELAANLGVLPGDEVVMVSPFGKKGPFGITPKMKRFEVSGIFDTGMYEYNNSLAYIDISDAQEFFGTGDIASGFSISTGNFDKAPAIAAQIQKELDFPFWSRDWISMNKNLFSALKLEKYAMFIILTLIIIVASFNVISMITVTVKDKKRDIAIMRAMGAPEKMISRIFMKQGMIIGITGTVFGNILGFVICVVLERFKLISLPEDVYFMDRIPVKMELSTFVVVTVCALLITYIAGLFPAKQSAKLDPIEALRRD